A genomic stretch from Candidatus Rokuibacteriota bacterium includes:
- a CDS encoding thiamine pyrophosphate-binding protein, protein MRTGGEWVVEVLRAQGVRHVFGLPGVHNLAIYDGLIRQHDIAHILSRHEQGAGFMADGYARSSGRPGVVIVTTGPGATNVLTPLVESFADGQPVLVLMSDIPAALIGKGLGALHEVSNQIDCFKPVCSWAETIYDAREIPAAVERAFHLFRTGRQRPIALSLPTDLLVAKTEGRRETFRDGPPVCDTRLIDDAARRLREAKRPLIVAGGGVISAGAAAELAALAHRLRAPVITSVMGRGAIPETDPLWLGVLPNYRSTQAALEKADVVLAVGCRFTHRSTKGLMLKLDFKPEQTLIHLDIDPSVIGLVHRASVAIVGDARNGLSGILAALGKGPAATEWDAAWIRAQREIRWPRYTQTTDRLITMLRQALPPEGIVVNDQTGLNYWMEWHFPVLEPRTFLYPVGSATLGYGVPAAIGAKVAHPDRPVLAVLGDGGFMFSVNELATAVKYGLGIVFLVLNDQRYGAIKYLQEGIFGKYGEVDLANPDFPAMARAFGAEGHRVEGVDDLPRALEKALAHAGPTLLELPIAVDPPWEV, encoded by the coding sequence TTGCGCACCGGCGGCGAGTGGGTCGTCGAAGTTCTCCGCGCCCAGGGCGTCCGCCACGTCTTCGGCCTGCCCGGCGTCCACAACCTCGCCATCTACGACGGGCTGATCCGCCAGCACGACATCGCCCACATCCTCTCCCGCCACGAGCAGGGCGCGGGTTTCATGGCCGACGGCTACGCGCGGTCCTCGGGCAGGCCCGGCGTGGTCATCGTCACCACCGGCCCCGGCGCGACCAATGTGCTGACGCCCCTCGTGGAATCGTTTGCGGACGGACAGCCCGTCCTGGTCCTCATGTCCGATATTCCCGCGGCGCTGATCGGCAAGGGCCTGGGCGCGCTGCACGAGGTGTCCAACCAGATCGACTGCTTCAAGCCTGTCTGCAGCTGGGCCGAGACGATCTACGACGCGCGGGAGATCCCCGCCGCCGTCGAACGCGCCTTCCATCTCTTCCGCACGGGGCGGCAGCGGCCCATCGCGCTCTCGCTGCCCACCGATCTGCTCGTCGCGAAGACCGAGGGCCGGCGCGAGACGTTCCGCGACGGGCCGCCCGTGTGCGACACGCGGCTGATCGACGATGCCGCCCGGCGCCTGCGCGAGGCGAAGCGGCCGCTCATCGTGGCCGGCGGCGGCGTCATCTCAGCCGGGGCCGCCGCTGAGCTCGCCGCGCTGGCGCACCGGCTCCGCGCTCCCGTCATCACGTCGGTGATGGGGCGCGGCGCCATCCCGGAGACCGACCCGCTCTGGCTTGGTGTCCTCCCCAACTACCGGTCCACCCAGGCCGCGCTGGAAAAGGCCGACGTCGTGTTGGCCGTCGGCTGCCGCTTCACCCACCGATCTACCAAGGGCCTCATGCTCAAGCTGGACTTCAAGCCCGAGCAAACGCTGATTCACCTCGACATCGATCCATCCGTCATCGGCCTCGTGCACCGCGCGAGCGTGGCCATCGTAGGGGATGCGCGGAACGGGCTGAGCGGGATCCTGGCCGCGCTCGGTAAGGGCCCGGCCGCGACAGAGTGGGACGCGGCGTGGATCCGCGCCCAGCGCGAGATTCGGTGGCCTCGCTACACGCAGACGACAGACCGGCTCATTACGATGCTCCGCCAAGCGCTTCCGCCCGAGGGCATCGTTGTCAACGACCAGACCGGGCTCAACTACTGGATGGAGTGGCACTTCCCCGTGCTGGAGCCCCGGACCTTTCTCTATCCCGTCGGCTCGGCCACTCTCGGCTACGGCGTCCCTGCGGCCATCGGCGCCAAGGTCGCGCATCCGGACCGGCCGGTGCTTGCGGTGCTGGGCGACGGCGGCTTCATGTTCTCCGTGAACGAGCTGGCGACGGCGGTGAAGTACGGGCTCGGCATCGTCTTCCTCGTGCTCAACGACCAGCGCTACGGCGCCATCAAGTATCTCCAGGAAGGGATCTTCGGAAAGTACGGCGAGGTGGATCTCGCCAACCCCGACTTCCCCGCCATGGCCCGCGCCTTTGGCGCTGAGGGACATCGCGTGGAGGGCGTGGACGACCTTCCGAGAGCGCTGGAGAAGGCCCTGGCCCACGCCGGCCCGACCCTCCTTGAACTTCCCATCGCCGTCGATCCCCCCTGGGAAGTCTAG
- a CDS encoding FAD-linked oxidase C-terminal domain-containing protein — protein sequence MVVLDAARKKALRRELTALLGKGSVLSEPEELLVYESDGLVLFRALADFVVFPTSTEQVSAVVKLANREGLPFVARGAGTGLSGGCLPAEGGLVISMMRMNRVLEVDYDNQIAVVEPGLVNLHLSWAVGPKGFYYAPDPSSQQACTVGGNIANNSGGPHTLKYGVTVNHVLGLEVVLPDGEIMWLGGRTREAQGYDMAGLFVGSEGTFGIATKIVVRILKQPQAVKTVLAVFDSIDQASEAVSAVIARGLIPAAMEMIDQLTIGAVEDAFGCGYPRDAAAALLIELDGLREGMEAQAERVMAACRDCGARDVRAARDEAERQLLWKGRKSAFGAYGHISPAYMVMDGVIPRTRLPEVLRRVNEIAAAYGLRVGNVFHAGDGNLHPNILYDPRVPGEEARVVAAGGEILKVCADVGGSISGEHGIGLEKVDYMSLIFSEADLDYMGRLRDAFNPRNLCNPGKIFPSRKACGESGPAYRPHPIEEKGLAQRF from the coding sequence ATGGTCGTTTTGGACGCCGCGCGCAAGAAGGCCCTTCGCCGCGAGTTGACCGCCCTCCTGGGCAAGGGATCCGTGCTATCCGAGCCGGAGGAGCTTCTCGTCTACGAGTCGGACGGGCTCGTGCTCTTCCGGGCCCTCGCCGACTTCGTCGTTTTCCCGACGTCCACCGAGCAGGTCTCCGCCGTAGTGAAGCTCGCCAACCGCGAAGGCCTGCCCTTCGTGGCCCGCGGCGCGGGGACGGGGCTGTCGGGCGGATGCCTCCCGGCCGAAGGCGGCCTCGTGATCTCAATGATGAGGATGAACCGCGTCCTCGAGGTGGACTACGACAACCAGATCGCCGTCGTCGAGCCCGGGCTCGTCAACCTGCACCTCTCCTGGGCCGTCGGGCCCAAGGGCTTCTACTACGCGCCCGATCCCTCGAGCCAGCAGGCCTGCACCGTCGGCGGCAACATCGCCAACAACTCGGGCGGCCCGCACACGCTCAAGTACGGCGTGACGGTCAATCACGTGCTGGGTCTCGAAGTCGTGTTGCCCGACGGCGAGATCATGTGGCTCGGCGGCAGGACCCGCGAGGCGCAGGGCTACGACATGGCGGGGCTCTTCGTCGGCTCCGAGGGCACGTTCGGCATCGCGACCAAGATCGTCGTGCGCATCCTCAAGCAGCCGCAGGCGGTCAAGACCGTGCTGGCCGTTTTCGACTCGATCGACCAGGCCTCCGAGGCGGTCTCCGCCGTGATCGCGCGCGGTCTCATCCCCGCCGCCATGGAGATGATCGACCAGCTGACCATCGGGGCCGTCGAGGACGCCTTCGGCTGCGGCTACCCGCGGGATGCCGCCGCCGCGCTCTTGATCGAGCTCGACGGGCTCCGCGAGGGGATGGAGGCGCAGGCCGAGCGCGTGATGGCCGCGTGCCGCGACTGCGGCGCGCGCGACGTGCGCGCTGCGCGCGACGAGGCCGAGCGCCAGCTGCTCTGGAAGGGGCGTAAGAGCGCCTTCGGCGCCTACGGCCACATCTCGCCCGCCTACATGGTCATGGACGGCGTCATTCCCCGCACGCGGCTGCCCGAGGTGCTCCGGCGCGTCAACGAGATCGCGGCGGCGTACGGGCTCCGCGTGGGCAACGTCTTTCACGCGGGCGACGGCAACCTCCACCCGAACATCCTCTACGACCCGCGCGTTCCCGGCGAAGAGGCGCGCGTGGTGGCGGCGGGCGGCGAGATCCTGAAGGTCTGCGCGGACGTGGGCGGCTCCATCTCGGGCGAGCACGGCATCGGCCTCGAGAAGGTGGACTACATGTCCCTCATCTTCTCCGAGGCCGATCTCGACTACATGGGGCGCCTCCGCGATGCCTTCAACCCGCGCAATCTCTGCAACCCCGGCAAGATCTTCCCGTCGCGCAAGGCCTGCGGCGAGAGCGGGCCCGCCTACCGCCC
- a CDS encoding rhodanese-like domain-containing protein, giving the protein MKLKKGFRQMVDEAKSRITTLSLEETRARHAKGDAVFVDLRDVRELEREGMIPGAFHCPRGMLEFWIDPESPYHKDIFASGKSFIFYCNGAWRSALGTDTAQQMGLEPVYEMDGGFAAWKKAGFPVAERPGKKPA; this is encoded by the coding sequence ATGAAGCTCAAGAAGGGCTTCCGGCAGATGGTCGACGAGGCGAAGTCCAGGATCACGACGCTCAGCCTCGAGGAGACGCGCGCGCGGCACGCCAAGGGCGACGCGGTTTTCGTAGACCTACGAGACGTGCGCGAGCTGGAACGGGAGGGCATGATCCCCGGAGCGTTTCACTGCCCGCGCGGCATGCTGGAGTTCTGGATCGACCCTGAGAGCCCGTACCACAAGGACATCTTCGCGTCCGGCAAGAGCTTCATCTTCTACTGCAACGGCGCCTGGCGGTCAGCGCTCGGCACTGACACCGCGCAGCAGATGGGACTCGAGCCCGTCTACGAGATGGACGGCGGCTTCGCCGCGTGGAAGAAGGCCGGCTTCCCGGTCGCGGAGCGCCCCGGCAAGAAGCCGGCCTGA